A window of Dysidea avara chromosome 1, odDysAvar1.4, whole genome shotgun sequence genomic DNA:
ACCGGTTGTTCCTAAATTATTATCGTGTATGTAGAACTTTAGGAGTCCAGTATTctgagataaaacagctgcaatgtaatctgctgcttcactaccaatattgttgtttgaaatataAAATTCTGTCAGAGATGAAGTATTTTGCAAACCTCTTGCGATGTTAAGTGCACCATGTGCTTCTAAATTGTCATCATGTAAGGAGAGCTTCAGTAGTTTAGTATTACTACAAGATATAACAgttgcaatgtcatctgctgctccGCTACCAATATTGCTGTTTGAAATATACAGCCTCTGGTAATCTACACTCTTGATCACTTTAACCTGATCTGGATGAAGTATTGTCAAGTACGATGCGTTTGACCTATAGGCATTACACATAACAGCTGCCAAGTAATCTGCTCCATAATGGTGCATCTTATTAAAGTTGTGGTCATACTCAACTTTTGATGGTATATTCAGTAAATAGACACCTTTCGAATGCATGTATGATCCACAAACTCTTACTAACTGAAATTTGGAAAAAAATGAAAGAGGCTTTTTTGTGAAGTCTGTAAAAGCATAGCTGAATGCTACATGGCCAATCGTGTTGAAATCCTGACGGCTTTTCCCCATATGATTTATGTGTTCAATTAATATACTACAATCATAGAAATTAAAACCATTAAACTGTGTACACTCAAAAGATCCATATCTGTTTGAAAAGATGACTATAACTCTATTTAATTCTGCCATATAGGTAACCAAGATCACTCCATCTGCTAAAGTTCCAAATACTAAACTTGTGCCTATTTGCCTTTCTAATATTTGTGAAAATGTATTAGTAACCTCAGTCTCTTCAATAGTATATAAAGCATCAACAGAAATGATCAATTCTTCAGTGTTCCACAATCTAAAAAGTATGCAGAGTTTATTAAGAGATTCCAAAGTAAATGAATTGAATGAAACATCAACGGATTTAACTTTTAGTTCTATCATCCGAAATAATTGACAAAAAACATTGCAAGTTTCATCATCAATGTAACAGTGTGATAAGTTGATCATTTCCCAATACTTATTGGGTGATCTTAATAGTAGAACTGCAAGTGTGTGGATATCTTTAGATGACAGAAACTGGTAACTGAGGTCAATTATTCCTCCCTGGAATATGTTCTCAACAGATGGTAACATTTCATGATCGGCTTCAGCTAAACATGGTAACAGGTGAAGACATTTGATTCTATCACTCAGTATTGTATTTGATATAGATGAAGTTCCAAATAGCTGACTGAGCATCTGGAAAGGATTTCCAGTAAGAAAGTGTTTAAATATAAAATTGTTACCACCTGTTATGCCAACATACATTACCCAAGTATTGTGGTATTGGACATCCCAAAATGTGTCATTGAGTAGCCGCAACTGTGTCTCGTCTGGTAATGATGCAATGTGATAAGCTGCCATGTATTCTTGAATGGCAAAATGAAGGAAATGAAATGATTCATAATCACAGCCATCTTGCGATTTGAAATACCGAGCAGGGTTTAACAAGCCAACTTCAAACCAGTTAGTAGGAGTGAGGTTTGGGTATGTTGTTATAATCTCAGCCAGTGTGAACACTAGTTCATTTCTTTGCAGTGCTAGAAAGGCAAATTGTGACAACTCCTTAACCACTTGGTCATACGGATGAGGTATGTCTTTGAAACTAGCAATGGTAGCATTAGATACTTTATTACCCTTTCTAAGAAAATGAACAATTGTCATAATAATAAACTTTTCAAACAATTTGGTTTGAGTTTTTGGTAATGTATCGATACCATCTTCAGTGAGACACAGAAGTATACTCATTATAAGTGGAATATAACATAATGTATTAAGGACAGAATTAGACTGTAAAATACTTTCAAGCATTTtgcacttgaccttgcaatgCATTCCTGATAAAATCTTTACGATCCTCTTCAGTAAAGCCCAAAACTTCTGCTCTACAGTCCACAATATCATGAAGATGCAAAGAAGCAGTTGGGCGAGATGTAATAACCAGGCCACATTGCATCAACCATTTACGATTAACAATATCTTTTATAAAATAACTTTTATTATCTTCAGAAATTTCATCATAGCCATCAAGTACAATGGTAAGATATTCACCACGAGTTTCAATAAGCCAATCAGCTATGTTACGAACTAGTGTGTCACTCTGATAAAAGTACTTAACAAGCAAGAAAATGTCATTTATGAATTTTACTTGAGGGTCACGCATGAATAACAAAAAAAGTAGTATTTTGTTGCTTAACAAAGTTTGATTAGCCCACTGTAAAGCAATTTCCCTACTAAGAATGGTTTTTCCAACCCCAGGTGCTCCTTCAATGAGAATTCTGTAAGGGTGAGATATGGCACCTTCataaggtgaaaaaagatcaCTGATACTTTTAATGGTTCTATTATAATCAATGTAAGTGTCATTGTTTTCCAAGATTCTGTTAGAACACAATTCTTGTGCAACTGTGGCGATTTCGTATTCAGTACGTCTTCCTTCATGACGGATGATTGTTAATGGAGTATAGTATTTAGGATGGTAAGGTGGCCAGTCATCCTCTTTGCCAGTGTATCTGCTCTGAGTGTAGTATTCACGTAAATGACTACTGGTTACCTTAATGTCTTGACTGCCAAGAAAAGATTctagaataaaaaaaaattaaaaaaacagcaaaatgaataaaattttaaaaatgaacatatatatatatataacaatgcAAACAGATACACAACAAAGAAGTATTTGAATTCTATACATGTGACCAGGTTTGTAAAAATGCcaactataaaattaataaacatttatacTGCTGGAATTGCAAGGATTCACTGTGTGCGACTAAGTGCTTCCTGTGCAGATACTGATACACACAAGCCTTTTCAGTCCTTTTATTGCTACAGCTAATATAGGGATAGAGTGTACAAGCCAAAACATCAGAATCTTCGTATCAACTTGCAAGCTACAGTCATATGTAGGGGTAGGTCCTAGAGTGGCAGCAACTTTTGTCCACCCTTTCTGTTGAAAATAGCAACAAGTTATAGTCCAGCAAGTGAATGTGTTGCAATATAATATTCTCAGTAGCACTTTGACTGGCTATTCCTTGGAAGCACGTGTCTGATTTGACTACTGTTGCCATACAGtagttgcttagcaatggttgatAGGTAACCATTGCTAGTGTTATTATTTAAATTATGTCACAATTTTCCCTTTGAAATAGTGTACACGAATTTACTAGGTTACAATAaagtaccgtaatttgctttttttcattgtaaaataattttttgtatGGAAAACTTGCATGAAAATTTCtttcatgaaatttttacataatatcaaattactgtaataaagtagtcattcatgtaaatatttttacatgaaaatttttatcatgaacttttttttgcatgaaaagaATTACGGTATATAAGTTAACTAAACTACGCTTGATGCATGGCTAAAGCTGGGATCAAATTTGTTATTGTAATGATCCTTACTAGCTTATATTCATAATATTTATTGCACATTATTAATCACATTATTACAAAAAAGGTACTGTCTATAATGTTTAACATGTGCTGCCGACATGTGTCAGTACTGGGGACTGTCCAGATATCATGGATAAAGCCTGTGGATAGGGACCCGCTGATTAttctcataattttacctattatgctatggtgcactgctcaatacttacctattatgctcaaattatgcccaattatttatgcttcagttctcattctctgctaataatttccagtttatggataaataataagtggctgaagcacaaatttacttgtcaaaatgcatatcacagaaaagatcgatatactctaatagaacagtcagctatgtgattgttctattagagcatattgatctttctgtgatagctaatttgataagcaagaattcatacatattaattctgcctattatgctagcattatgctcaatgctttcaggcacctattatgctcataattatgccagcataatcggcaggttcCTACCTGTGGAATCCAAACTTCCACAACAACACCACTAAACAAGACTAGGATAGTGGACATTTGTTTCCCatgttgacaccaggccaccaatGTCTCATTACACAGCAGGgcagactggagcaatgtgagaaaAGTTTCTTATAATAGCAACTGGGCATCACGTAACATCTAACCTGGAACCTTAGGCTGCATGGTGCTCTAACCACTTGCCTATGctgcttcacacacacacacaaatactttACTCAACATGTATGTAATATATTCAATGGGTTTATAATTGTACATTCCTCAGTGCGTTCTTTATTTGCTACATTAGTTAATGTGTTGATTACATTTCTATGAGAAAATTCCTTTAGTACTCACAATTACATTTTGGAATTGAGCATTTTTGTGACTGCTAAGACCCTTGCTTTCCATATTAAGTTGAAATGGTTTACTTTTAATGAACAATTAAAAGCCAATAACAATGACTTAAGCTTGTAACATTTAAGGTTCAAAGGAAAGCACTATGCAACATTGTCATGCAGAGGTACGAATGTCACACCCCTTCAATTAGGCTTTATAATATTACCTATTAAACACTGAACAGCATCACATACCATGAGATAGTAATCTATCCACTGCAACAATTAGATCTTCCCAAGAAGCAGTAGGAGTACATTTCAGCCATTTACTCAGCATCTCACTACAACAAGTCTTGCAATCATTGTGATGGTCATGTTCTATGATGTCCATCATGTGAATGCCTACTGCAAGCTCTGCCCCTAACTCCCTCCATCTTGGTGCCCACCATCGTACTACATGACTGTTGAGGTCCTTTAGGTTTGGTCGTTCTTTCCCTGTTATCATATCAGTGAACAACACAAAGGTCATTTAAATAAACAAGTACTAATCAAATAAACATTATGTATTAAATGAGTCTGATGCATGTATCATATTCCCTGCTTGGGGCATTTGGTGTTGCTGTGAACAAAGCTTTCTGTAAATGGTCACAAAAAGACCATTCATGCATAGTCAAACATTGATCAGCAGTACACATCAAGcaatagatgaatttcataataaggaattttaaaccgttgcccctagcaacctgaattttacattattttgtaggtgtgaatgtcaaaagtaacatctccaatttttaaaaggatatcatatataggtcatgagatatgacattttgaagtgttcagttttcccatacattatttATGGGAGGGGGTAACAGTAGCCCCTTCTGGGCGATCACATTGATAATgtctgggaaaaccacaaatttcaaaatgtcatatatgtgaccggatttgcgaaaaggtaccttttccacacatttgacataccaacaaacaaaatgatgtaacatttgactccttgtgctgattaacttgctcttagtatcaaaatgtagccagatactgtagctacatgcagtgaaaatttcaagcaattatatgccatgataaaaaagttatgaagctttaaactTCAAAAAAggagtcaaattttgtgtgtgaaaaaggtaccttttcgcaaatccggtcacatatcatgaTCTATATATACTTAtcattttaaaacttggagaggttaattgtgagattcacacTTACAAATgatgttaaattgagaaatgacattaattaaatttgttgttttcctacacattatttatgtgattgcccagaaggggcaactgttgccacctctcatagacaatgtatggaaaaactacaaaactttaaaatgttatatctcatgacctatatatgctatccttttaaatatagagatgttactatagacatttacccctacaaataatgtaaaattcaggttgctaggggaaaCTTTTGTTATTATAAAATTCATCTATTATATATTATTACGTTTTCTTATTACaatctaaataattattttcacaTGCGAAAAGGTTGAAAATTTACATAACTAGGGCTAAAAGTCGTGAAATAAATTACAGTAACCATAAATCAGAATAACTGAAATGAGGTTAATACAAATGTTGACAATGCAGAAAtgtcactattattattatctaatccaaaacagccaagctgtaaaaaaagtgtgcggccctcagaaaggctatggtgaaaaaagatgtgaaatccaaggtggcggccaagaaatggctgtgatggtaggttaatggtaaaaattttaataatgacaatttaggtaaattttgtgaagcagcacaaaaattcacctgaattgtcgttattaaaatttttaccattaacctaccatcacagccatttcttggccgccaccttggatttcacatcttttttcaccatagcctttctgagggccgcacactttttttacagcttggctgttttggattagatttcatttctttttgtatttgtatacaccaaagccggcctatggccagctttgggactttttaacctatgttttttttctttactacaggaagaagaaaagatgaagtagatgtactttaaatattttatcagtaaatgtacaaattatatatatgtgaccggatttgcgaaaaggggttttccacacacatccaatttacgaagtttggcagttcataatgtcagataggaaaatagtattgccttgaaatttggacagtgatgagtaacaacataggttaatacatgaacaaaatttcaggttagtatcttctttgagcacaaaggtatggtcattcaagttcatagaattggatgtgtgtggaagacccttttcacaaatccggtcacatataatacatatgtgaccggatttgcaaaaagggccttccacacatccaatttgccaactttgacaattgataacttcagattggaaagagctattgccttgaaatttgggcagtggtgatttctttgcagctgaactctctacatgatggtttctttgtagctgaactctctacaaggtaatttcttctagctgatctctctacagggagatttgtttgtagctgaactatctacaaggtaacttcttctagctgatctctctacagggtgatttgtttgtagctgaattctgtacaagtgatttgtttgcagctgagctccttacggattctttgtagctgaactctctacaaagtaacttcttctacctgatctttctacagggtgatttgtttgtagctgaactatctacaaggtaatttcttctagctgatctctctacaggctgatttgtttgtagctgaattctgtacaggtgatttgtttgcagctgagctctttaaagaatggtttctttgtagctgaactctctacaaggtaacttttctagctgatgtctctacaaggtgactagtttgtagctgaactctctacatggtggtttctttgtaactgaactctctacaaggtaacttcttctagctgatctctctacagggtgatttgtttgtagctgaattctgtacaggtgatttgtttgcagctgagctctttacagaatggtttctttgtagctgaactctctaaaaggtaacttcttctaactgatctttctacagggcactttgtttgtggcagaattttatacagggtgatttctttgcaactgaactctctacttggtggtttctttgtagctgaactatgtacaagataatttcttctagctgacctctctacagggtgatttgtttgtagctgaattctgtacaggtgatttgtttgcagctgagctctaaacagaatagtttctttgtagctgaactctctacaaggtaacttcttctagctgatgtctctacaaggtgactagtttgtagctgaactctctacatggtggtttctttgtaactgaactttctacaaggtgacttcttctagctgatctttctacagggtgatttgtttgtagctgaactctctacaaggtaacttcttctagctgatctctctacagggagatttgtttatagctgaactctctacaggtgatatgtttgaagctgaactctctaaatgatggtttctttgtagctgaactctctacaagcaaacttcttctagctgatctctctacagggtgatttgcttgtagctgaattatctacaagataacttcttctagctgatctctctacatggtgatttgtttgtagctgaattctgtataggtgatttgtttgcagctgagctctttaaataatggtttttttgtagctgaactctctcaaggttacttcttctagctgatgtctttacagggtcactagtttgtagttgaattctctacatggtggtttctttgtaactgaactctctacaaggtaactttttctagctcatctttctacagggtgatttatttgtagctgaattctgtacaggcgatttgtttgcagctgagctctttaaagaatggtttctttgtagctgaactctctacaaggtaacttcttctagctgatgtctctacaaagtcactagtttgtagctgagctctctacatggtggtttctttgtaactgaactctctacaaggtgacctcttctagctgatctttctacagggtgatttgtttgaagctgaactctctacaaggtaacttcttctagctgatctctctacagggagatttgtttgtagctgaactctctacatgatagtttctttgtagctgaactctctacaaggtaacttcttctagctgatctatctacagggagatttgtttgtagctgaactctctacatgatggtttctttgtagctgaactctctacaaggtaacttcttctagctaatctctctacagggagatttgtttgtagctgaactctctacatgatggtttctttgtagctgaactctctacaaggtaacttcttctattgatctctccacagggcgatttgtttgtagctgaactctctacatggtggtttctttgtagctgaactctacaaggtgattttttctagctgaactatccctttccatagttgcatgaactccctacaaggtaacttcttgtagctgatctctctacagggtgacttgtgtgtagctgatctctatacaggtttcttgtttctagctgatctcttgaattctcttcagggtgactgctctattaggatgaatgctctattagagtatctcgatctcgcacttgctgcaccaagttggatttcgtgttataactccgtggctttaagtctgattcttctacaccattgatgagcctttctaagatgattactccatctgtacaaccattttcaaagcattaccccaagcggtttatctggtaggcgtggcaagcagtcgttttttttattagctaatctcgattgcgtaattgttacacactgttggtttttttgttgtatcttcctgtttttagctcgatttctttcaaaccacaaaaggtttgaggttcaatagttaacctattgacccaccgattttcagcttcttcccatacgcggtttaccctgtaggcgtgacaacatattggtgttatttttcgtgaataatcgctcataactcattgcctgtttatcgtattccagccaaagttggtaccgagatgcgcctttataccccccttctgtgtaccaaatttcatggcaatcggatatggcgttcgaggtttatagcagtttttgtaagtgtgcgacaagaaaaagaaaaataagaagaaaaaaaaaaaacgaagaaactgagccaatttttgaagtcgcatatctcgggaacgcgcaaagcgatttcgctcaaatttggaacgtggagtgctgcagttggggggcatgtccacagcaaaaatcgtcttgtttcatcaaggaagcacagagctacggaggtgcgaaaattgcgttttctttcttcctgtcaatatactcacgggtgttacgcgccggcttcttgggccgcacgacacactaccgtgtgtcttgattcagtggcggatccaggatggggcatttggggcaaatgcccccccccccccccccccctcaagaaattgcatacaagatcgagatactctaatagagcagtcaattactctaataaagcagtcacaatgttcatgaggcagtgtagctcacctatgaagctataaataggattttattttacataacagacgtgatatagttggtaaggataactagctattattgttgtgaccttttttttttttttttttttttttttttggtcttcaactggttttcagtggtcttcaactgtttttcagaaaggtgccccccctctttccaaactctggatccgcccctgtgattattatattatatgctATAATTGTAGGACTCACGTCAGTGAGTATGTTACAATAGGAaggtaatttaaaaaaaaacaaaaaaaaattacatagcTACTACAAAATAAAGCTACATAAATTTACAATGTGATTTGATGTAAGAGATCCTTAACAGTGTCTACATTTTTACTATATCTTCAGGTAGAGTGTTCCACAATCGAATCATACTGGGGAATAAGCTGTACTTATAAGTATCCACTATGTGaatgggcctgcaaaaacaagGCGTGTGAGGACACAAATTTGCGTACTTTTTCAAATGTTCACCACTCATAACTTTTCATTTCAGTAAGCTATGGTCATGCAAGTTTCAGCCCTacttaaacatttaattgggtTTATAACACAAGTCACAGAATGTAactattttattttaatactgAGACATGACCTGTTGCATGATGGGGTTTAAGTTGTGCCAAcatatgccctgttttcacaggcctggtcacctacattattattataattggtTAGCATAGCATTATCCCCTCCAATTCTTGGCCAAACAGTGATTTCATTTTAACTATAAGGTGCTTTAAAAGTCATACCACTTTTTTACAGTTCGGCTGATTTCGCATGGATATAGTttagcagtggcggatacagggggggtgcaatggtttcagctgaaaccccctctgagaaTAGCGCGTCCCCCAAATTTATTAACAACTcgtcgtgtgggtgataaaatcaccacgaGTTATACGTAGTGTGTTATAGTAGGACTTTCTACTGGTGAAACtttca
This region includes:
- the LOC136242163 gene encoding NACHT, LRR and PYD domains-containing protein 3-like, with the protein product MAKRFRHPQLVPESGNSSTESSEPRWSLQPFRTKLKGKERPNLKDLNSHVVRWWAPRWRELGAELAVGIHMMDIIEHDHHNDCKTCCSEMLSKWLKCTPTASWEDLIVAVDRLLSHESFLGSQDIKVTSSHLREYYTQSRYTGKEDDWPPYHPKYYTPLTIIRHEGRRTEYEIATVAQELCSNRILENNDTYIDYNRTIKSISDLFSPYEGAISHPYRILIEGAPGVGKTILSREIALQWANQTLLSNKILLFLLFMRDPQVKFINDIFLLVKYFYQSDTLVRNIADWLIETRGEYLTIVLDGYDEISEDNKSYFIKDIVNRKWLMQCGLVITSRPTASLHLHDIVDCRAEVLGFTEEDRKDFIRNALQGQVQNA